Proteins encoded in a region of the Streptomyces sp. NBC_00310 genome:
- a CDS encoding IclR family transcriptional regulator domain-containing protein, translated as MLPNVPHAATDPAPAEAVAPLMRGITVLRRLTEADGTLSLSGLEKATGLARSTVDRITATLARMGYVRLDGRDAVLAPRLMELGNAYLAAIRLPRLLDAHADALADELDESVSLAVGDRDGVRFIHQATRRRAMSLSFRIGDLLPAERTAPGPLFATEWQPADWARWNARRAADPEGHGFPAVPPRSGAYDDFEDRTARAGAQGWALDDQLIEPGLVAVSVPVRDPRTGRVVCVASVVSHTSRHTAESLRTTLLPRLRATVARMERELREPRTATATATATATATATATATVMVMATAGGGSSGPSGLAAWTGASKQELGREFVESLARGLTVITSFGEGRAELTLTEVAQATGLARATARRALITLEHLGYVESYDRVFRLTPRVLGLGFPPLSMLPLPRIAAPHLAELSARVHDSASLAILTGGGDEVQYTARVATSRIMSVNITLGTRLPAYATSLGRVMLADLLPEVSLPERLVRLTPHTVTERRELLAVLERVRDAGYALVDGELEEGLRSIAVPVRERGGRVVAAVNVAMHSSRRSVEECVAEVLPELRDAVGRIEGELRVAGMFRRVPEV; from the coding sequence ATGCTCCCGAACGTCCCGCACGCGGCCACCGACCCCGCGCCCGCCGAAGCCGTCGCACCCCTGATGCGGGGGATCACCGTGCTGCGCCGGCTCACCGAGGCGGACGGGACGCTGAGTCTGAGCGGGCTGGAGAAGGCCACGGGGCTCGCGCGGTCCACGGTCGACCGGATCACGGCGACGCTGGCCCGCATGGGCTACGTACGGCTGGACGGCCGCGACGCGGTCCTCGCCCCCCGCCTGATGGAGCTGGGCAACGCCTATCTGGCCGCCATCCGCCTCCCCCGTCTCCTCGACGCCCACGCGGACGCCCTCGCCGACGAGTTGGACGAGTCGGTGTCCCTCGCGGTCGGCGACCGGGACGGGGTCCGTTTCATCCACCAGGCCACCCGGCGCCGCGCGATGTCCCTCAGCTTCCGCATCGGCGACCTCCTGCCCGCCGAACGCACCGCGCCGGGCCCGCTGTTCGCCACCGAGTGGCAGCCGGCGGACTGGGCCCGGTGGAACGCCCGCCGCGCGGCCGACCCGGAGGGCCACGGCTTCCCGGCGGTGCCTCCGCGCAGCGGCGCGTACGACGACTTCGAGGACCGTACGGCCCGGGCGGGCGCCCAAGGGTGGGCACTTGATGACCAGTTGATCGAGCCGGGGCTGGTGGCGGTGTCCGTACCCGTGCGGGATCCGCGTACGGGACGGGTCGTGTGTGTGGCGAGCGTCGTCAGCCATACGAGCCGGCACACGGCGGAGTCCCTGCGGACGACGCTGCTGCCACGGCTGCGGGCGACCGTCGCGCGGATGGAACGGGAGTTGCGGGAGCCTCGGACGGCCACGGCCACGGCCACTGCCACTGCCACTGCCACTGCCACTGCCACTGCCACGGTCATGGTCATGGCCACTGCCGGGGGCGGCTCCTCGGGTCCCTCCGGACTGGCCGCCTGGACCGGCGCCTCCAAGCAGGAACTGGGCCGGGAGTTCGTCGAGTCGCTCGCCCGGGGGCTCACCGTGATCACCTCCTTCGGCGAGGGGCGAGCCGAACTCACCCTCACCGAGGTCGCCCAGGCCACCGGGCTCGCGCGGGCGACGGCCCGGCGAGCACTGATCACCCTCGAACACCTCGGCTACGTCGAGTCGTACGACCGGGTCTTCCGCCTCACGCCCCGGGTGCTGGGCCTGGGCTTCCCGCCCCTGTCGATGCTGCCCCTCCCCCGGATCGCCGCGCCGCACCTGGCCGAACTCTCCGCGCGGGTCCATGACTCGGCGTCCCTCGCGATCCTCACCGGGGGCGGGGACGAGGTGCAGTACACCGCACGGGTCGCCACCAGCCGGATCATGAGCGTCAACATCACCCTCGGGACGCGGCTGCCGGCGTACGCGACGTCCTTGGGGCGGGTGATGCTCGCCGATCTGCTGCCCGAGGTCTCCCTCCCGGAGCGTCTCGTCCGGCTGACCCCGCACACGGTCACCGAGCGGCGGGAGCTGCTGGCCGTCCTGGAGCGCGTGCGGGACGCCGGTTACGCCCTCGTCGACGGGGAGTTGGAGGAGGGGCTGCGGTCCATCGCCGTGCCGGTGCGGGAGCGGGGCGGGCGGGTCGTCGCCGCGGTGAATGTCGCGATGCACAGCAGCCGGCGGTCGGTCGAGGAGTGCGTGGCGGAGGTGCTGCCCGAGCTGCGGGACGCGGTGGGGCGGATCGAGGGGGAGCTGAGGGTGGCGGGCATGTTCCGGCGGGTCCCGGAAGTCTGA
- a CDS encoding TetR/AcrR family transcriptional regulator: MAPEKQVRKPEGFQSVWTRPRTGREQPALSREHIVAEALRLLDEEGIDALSMRKLGARLGAGATSLYRHVANKDELLELAVDEIYGEIEVPSSPDQANWRTDTARCAHELRATILRHPWLASVLGELGMSYLGPNWMRISEAMLNLLTTAGFPADEADRALSTLVAYVTGMATSEAAWLNVLARSGQDERTMVERLWPAAEEAAQDYPLLREGYAEQRGTDPREAREEGFRYGLDRVLDGLETRLK; the protein is encoded by the coding sequence ATGGCACCCGAGAAGCAGGTCAGGAAGCCGGAAGGGTTCCAGTCCGTGTGGACCCGGCCCCGGACCGGGCGGGAGCAGCCCGCGCTGAGCCGGGAACACATCGTGGCCGAGGCACTGCGGCTGCTCGACGAGGAGGGCATCGACGCGCTGAGCATGCGCAAGCTCGGCGCCCGCCTGGGCGCCGGCGCGACCTCCCTCTACCGCCATGTCGCCAACAAGGACGAGCTGCTGGAGCTGGCCGTCGACGAGATCTACGGCGAGATCGAGGTCCCCTCCTCCCCCGATCAGGCGAACTGGCGTACCGACACGGCCCGTTGCGCCCACGAGCTGCGCGCCACGATCCTGCGCCACCCGTGGCTGGCCTCCGTGCTCGGCGAGTTGGGCATGTCCTATCTCGGCCCGAACTGGATGCGGATCTCCGAGGCCATGCTGAACCTGCTGACCACCGCCGGGTTCCCGGCCGACGAGGCCGACCGGGCGCTCTCGACGCTCGTCGCGTACGTCACCGGCATGGCCACCAGTGAGGCCGCCTGGCTCAACGTCCTCGCCCGCAGCGGCCAGGACGAGCGGACCATGGTCGAACGGCTGTGGCCGGCCGCCGAGGAGGCCGCCCAGGACTACCCGCTGCTGCGCGAGGGCTACGCCGAACAGCGCGGCACGGATCCGCGGGAGGCCCGGGAGGAGGGGTTCCGGTACGGGCTCGACCGGGTGCTCGACGGGTTGGAGACGCGGCTGAAGTGA
- a CDS encoding ABC transporter permease, translating into MTTPHGPAHAWRVVWRITKLNFKARLEYRGEFLMGVAVGAIWQVSIVVFASVLLTRFPGLGGWSSTDVLLIASMRMLAHGLYVLFLGRVQYMNILVQEGIVDPCLIRPMPVYRQIQLAFFPVNAIGDLVVAVGLFVAALQRSSLDWTAGRVTYVVAGVLGGMLVEAALFTALAAAAFHFPATSYWSQWLEELMATFGSYPLSILPKAASAAFTFVVPLAFIAYFPAGVLTGHGDAMGVPEALAVASPFIGLTAFVLSRLLWNWSLSKYTGVNG; encoded by the coding sequence ATGACCACCCCACACGGGCCCGCGCACGCCTGGCGTGTCGTCTGGCGGATCACCAAGCTCAACTTCAAGGCCCGGCTGGAGTATCGGGGCGAGTTCCTGATGGGTGTCGCCGTAGGGGCGATCTGGCAGGTCTCGATCGTCGTCTTCGCCTCCGTCCTGCTCACCCGGTTCCCCGGCCTCGGGGGCTGGTCCAGCACCGACGTGCTGCTCATCGCCAGCATGCGCATGCTGGCCCACGGGCTGTACGTGCTGTTCCTCGGCCGCGTCCAGTACATGAACATCCTCGTCCAGGAGGGGATCGTCGACCCCTGCCTGATCCGCCCGATGCCGGTCTACCGGCAGATCCAGCTGGCCTTCTTCCCGGTCAACGCCATCGGCGACCTGGTCGTCGCGGTCGGGCTGTTCGTCGCCGCCCTCCAGCGCAGCTCCCTCGACTGGACGGCGGGCCGGGTCACGTACGTGGTGGCGGGTGTGCTCGGCGGAATGCTGGTCGAGGCCGCGCTCTTCACGGCGCTGGCCGCCGCCGCGTTCCACTTCCCGGCCACCTCGTACTGGAGCCAGTGGCTGGAGGAACTGATGGCGACCTTCGGCAGCTATCCGCTCAGCATCCTGCCGAAGGCGGCGTCCGCCGCGTTCACCTTCGTCGTACCGCTCGCCTTCATCGCCTACTTCCCGGCCGGCGTGCTGACCGGCCACGGCGACGCGATGGGCGTACCGGAGGCGCTCGCGGTCGCCTCGCCCTTCATCGGCCTGACCGCCTTCGTCCTGTCGCGGCTGCTGTGGAACTGGAGCCTGAGCAAGTACACGGGCGTCAACGGGTAA
- a CDS encoding ABC transporter permease: MTATAVRLLVQVCLVVYLWRGLYANTASSAGLNETQAVGYAVLAVLANRIRGLDRRAGRDTVIQHLHFGTIVYWYLRPMKPQRYYALRALGDQLYGFGWVLAGYVLCLAVGVVAPPASPSVAGVFAVSMLLGQLVLYYVMMLVDLLCFWTLRNEAALMILVFAQNLLSGVYAPLWYFPDWFITLSSFLPFQATLGVPLSIYVGRIGVGDAFGQMAVQAVWIVLLALLTRRLWDRAGRRVVAQGG; encoded by the coding sequence ATGACCGCCACCGCCGTACGGCTCCTCGTCCAGGTCTGCCTGGTCGTCTACCTCTGGCGGGGGCTGTACGCGAACACCGCCTCCAGCGCAGGGCTGAACGAGACCCAGGCCGTCGGCTACGCCGTACTCGCCGTGCTCGCGAACCGCATCCGCGGCCTCGACCGGCGCGCGGGCCGCGACACGGTGATCCAGCATCTGCACTTCGGGACGATCGTCTACTGGTACCTGCGGCCGATGAAGCCCCAGCGCTACTACGCGCTGCGCGCCCTCGGCGACCAGTTGTACGGCTTCGGCTGGGTGCTCGCCGGATACGTGCTGTGTCTCGCCGTCGGGGTCGTCGCCCCGCCCGCCTCCCCCTCGGTGGCCGGGGTCTTCGCGGTGAGCATGCTGCTCGGCCAACTGGTCCTGTACTACGTGATGATGCTGGTCGACCTGCTGTGCTTCTGGACCCTGCGCAACGAGGCGGCCCTGATGATCCTCGTCTTCGCGCAGAACCTGCTCTCCGGTGTGTACGCGCCGCTCTGGTACTTCCCGGACTGGTTCATCACGCTCAGCTCGTTCCTGCCGTTCCAGGCGACTCTCGGTGTGCCGCTCTCCATCTACGTCGGGCGCATCGGCGTCGGCGACGCCTTCGGGCAGATGGCGGTCCAGGCCGTCTGGATCGTGCTGCTCGCACTGCTCACCCGCCGGCTCTGGGACCGGGCCGGCCGACGTGTCGTGGCCCAGGGAGGATGA
- a CDS encoding tyrosine-type recombinase/integrase, protein MAGQRKRNPNGAGTITKRKDGRFQAAVYVLQPDGTRARKFAYGKTWQECDTKRRELLAKVDQGVPVPTRSAKLSEWLPYWLDNVIKPRRKLSTYDKYESHVRLYLVPLLGAKRLESLGVADVRRFLVRLEKESTAATAKESHRVLRSALSSACREELIARNVAKLVEPPRTDNRELMPWSLDETLDFLAASRRDPLYAAFVLAIAMGLRRGEIIGLRWSDLDLEGRVLHVRQQTQRRRGVLYDDDPKSRRRRVVPLPALCIAPLRWHRMRQSAARVKAGEQWHESGYVFTTRTGRQVEPRNVYRSFTRVAESAGLRVIRLHDARHGTATLLTAAGVAPRVVMEILGHSQISITMDVYTHVVQDTQREAMSHMDRLLKRRPDSG, encoded by the coding sequence ATGGCCGGCCAACGCAAGCGCAACCCGAACGGGGCGGGCACCATCACCAAGCGCAAGGACGGCCGCTTTCAGGCCGCCGTCTACGTGCTCCAGCCGGACGGCACTCGGGCCCGGAAATTCGCCTACGGCAAGACCTGGCAGGAGTGCGACACCAAGCGCCGGGAACTGCTCGCCAAGGTCGACCAGGGCGTGCCCGTGCCGACTCGTTCGGCCAAGCTCTCCGAGTGGCTGCCGTACTGGCTGGACAACGTGATCAAGCCTCGGCGGAAGCTCAGCACGTACGACAAGTACGAGTCGCACGTTCGGCTCTACCTGGTGCCCCTGCTCGGTGCCAAGCGGCTCGAATCCCTCGGCGTCGCCGACGTGCGCCGCTTCCTCGTCCGCTTGGAGAAGGAGAGCACTGCGGCAACAGCCAAGGAATCGCACCGCGTTCTGCGTTCCGCTCTGTCATCCGCTTGTCGAGAGGAGCTGATCGCGCGCAACGTTGCCAAGCTCGTCGAGCCGCCCCGTACGGACAACCGGGAGCTGATGCCCTGGAGCCTGGACGAGACGCTCGACTTCCTCGCCGCGTCCCGCAGAGACCCGCTCTACGCCGCCTTCGTGCTCGCCATCGCCATGGGCCTGCGCCGGGGAGAGATCATCGGTCTCCGCTGGTCCGACCTCGACCTCGAAGGCCGCGTTCTCCACGTCCGCCAGCAGACCCAGCGTCGCCGTGGCGTCCTGTACGACGACGACCCCAAGAGCCGCCGTCGACGCGTCGTACCGCTACCCGCGCTCTGCATCGCCCCGCTGCGCTGGCACCGTATGCGGCAGTCGGCCGCGCGCGTCAAGGCGGGGGAGCAGTGGCACGAGTCGGGCTACGTCTTTACCACCCGCACCGGTCGCCAGGTCGAGCCGCGCAACGTGTATCGCTCCTTCACTCGCGTCGCAGAGTCCGCCGGCCTCCGCGTCATCCGGCTCCATGACGCTCGCCACGGCACCGCCACGCTCCTCACGGCGGCCGGAGTCGCGCCCCGCGTCGTGATGGAGATCCTCGGACACTCGCAGATCAGCATCACCATGGACGTGTACACGCACGTCGTGCAGGACACCCAGCGCGAAGCCATGAGCCACATGGACCGGCTTTTGAAGAGGCGTCCTGATTCGGGCTGA
- a CDS encoding helix-turn-helix domain-containing protein yields the protein MRDDELLTVADVMARLKLGRSTVYDLIRSRRLPSITIGRCRRIPARALSDYITHEMEAAA from the coding sequence ATGCGTGACGACGAGCTGTTGACCGTGGCTGACGTCATGGCGCGACTCAAGCTCGGCCGGTCGACGGTCTACGACCTGATCCGCTCCCGTCGGCTGCCTTCGATCACCATCGGCCGATGCCGCCGCATTCCCGCGCGGGCCCTCAGCGACTACATCACCCACGAAATGGAGGCGGCAGCCTGA
- a CDS encoding replication initiator: MPGILRQLSGLGGCVNPIRLDGHRTEHDVDTTTGEIGRILQHLDSTDLPAGQLLVRCNNRRTTRCAACSEVYRRDTFHLITSGLRGGKGVPEHVATHPRVFATFTAPSFGPVHNRPSNGRPCRCGTRHDQDDAVLGTPLDPDTYDYEAAVLWNAHAGPLWRRFSTYLRREVAKRAGLSQRRFRDHARVSFAKVAEYQKRGAVHFHAVIRIDGPTGGDTPPPAWATAELLTDAIETAAAKVRMDGPVIDGRAHTFTFGRQLDVRTIRSADFNDGQELTERAVAAYIAKYATKGAEAATGALDRPLKFAAELAQLDISDHARRLIRTAWFLGARKDLEHLRLRAWAHMLGFRGHFSTKSRRYSTTLGALRDARAEWRRAQAATTDIRPETTYVLAHWVFAGTGLSDTEAWLAESLEPAPGTEGEPTHA, translated from the coding sequence CTGCCCGGTATCCTCCGTCAGCTCTCCGGACTCGGCGGCTGCGTCAACCCGATCCGCCTCGACGGGCACCGCACCGAGCACGACGTCGACACCACGACCGGCGAGATCGGCCGCATCCTCCAGCACCTCGACTCCACCGACCTCCCGGCCGGCCAACTCCTCGTCCGCTGCAACAACCGCCGTACGACTCGATGTGCGGCCTGCTCCGAGGTCTACCGGCGAGACACCTTCCACCTGATCACCTCGGGTCTGCGCGGTGGCAAGGGCGTCCCCGAACACGTCGCCACCCACCCGCGCGTCTTCGCCACCTTCACCGCCCCGAGCTTCGGCCCGGTCCACAACCGCCCTTCCAACGGGCGCCCCTGCCGTTGCGGCACCCGCCACGACCAGGACGACGCCGTACTCGGCACCCCACTCGACCCGGACACGTACGACTACGAAGCGGCCGTTCTCTGGAACGCCCACGCCGGTCCGCTCTGGCGACGCTTCTCCACCTACCTGCGCCGGGAAGTCGCCAAGCGAGCGGGCCTGTCACAACGCCGCTTCCGCGACCACGCCCGCGTGTCCTTCGCCAAGGTCGCCGAATACCAAAAGCGCGGCGCCGTCCACTTCCACGCCGTCATCCGCATCGACGGCCCCACCGGCGGCGACACCCCACCCCCGGCCTGGGCCACCGCCGAACTCCTCACCGACGCCATCGAGACAGCGGCAGCCAAGGTCCGCATGGACGGCCCGGTCATCGACGGACGCGCTCACACCTTCACCTTCGGCCGCCAACTCGACGTCCGCACCATCCGCTCCGCCGACTTCAACGACGGCCAGGAGCTGACCGAGCGGGCGGTCGCCGCGTACATCGCCAAATACGCAACCAAGGGCGCCGAAGCCGCCACGGGAGCTCTCGACCGCCCGCTGAAGTTCGCCGCCGAGCTGGCCCAGCTCGACATCAGCGACCACGCCCGCCGCCTCATCCGAACTGCTTGGTTCCTCGGCGCACGCAAGGATCTCGAACACCTCCGCCTGCGCGCCTGGGCCCACATGCTCGGCTTCCGCGGCCACTTCTCCACCAAGTCCCGCCGCTACTCCACCACCCTCGGCGCCCTCCGCGACGCCCGCGCCGAATGGCGCCGGGCCCAGGCCGCCACCACCGACATCAGGCCCGAAACGACGTACGTCCTCGCTCACTGGGTCTTCGCCGGAACCGGCCTCTCCGACACCGAAGCCTGGCTCGCCGAATCCCTCGAACCCGCCCCCGGAACAGAAGGAGAGCCGACGCATGCGTGA
- a CDS encoding SpdD protein has product MFLPKYPDSPTPPPTHTHAPADPAPVRRSLPAVSISPGVVAAVLVGGVVLTALLAAVAVSAISVAIAAVVLRSLIREQNQR; this is encoded by the coding sequence GTGTTCCTGCCCAAGTACCCCGACAGCCCCACCCCGCCGCCCACCCACACCCACGCCCCGGCCGATCCGGCTCCCGTACGGCGCTCGCTCCCGGCGGTCTCCATCAGCCCCGGAGTCGTGGCGGCCGTCCTCGTGGGCGGTGTCGTCCTCACCGCGCTCCTGGCCGCCGTCGCCGTCTCGGCCATCTCCGTCGCCATCGCGGCCGTGGTCCTGCGCTCCCTGATCCGCGAGCAGAACCAGCGCTGA
- a CDS encoding mobile element transfer protein — protein MSANRRFRNVTRIGPVQVATSYDGRGREKHTAACTAPRCGFSADYDSRAAAELAARTHHCPVR, from the coding sequence GTGAGCGCCAACCGCCGCTTCCGCAACGTCACCCGCATCGGCCCCGTCCAGGTCGCCACGTCCTACGACGGCCGGGGCCGCGAGAAGCACACCGCCGCCTGCACGGCCCCGCGCTGCGGCTTCTCCGCCGACTACGACAGCCGCGCCGCCGCCGAGCTGGCCGCCCGCACCCACCACTGCCCCGTCCGCTGA
- a CDS encoding DUF2637 domain-containing protein has product MRAQLAGVDAVLVQALIAAALSFAHLHDIASAAGQDGWKAWAYPVSVDLLLVAAWRRLRSGEAKASGWCWFVIALAASLGANVATAGLLDLNDVPAWLRILVAGWPAVAFLGGTLLAHSTPTATDTDTEHTDDTVDQEDAPELAPEEPPPTPPAIEPPPPERPAVPVPAALVEHARKVAAEHHTRTGAPIDTPTLRARLGVPAPMAEAIAAHL; this is encoded by the coding sequence ATGCGCGCCCAACTGGCCGGTGTCGACGCGGTGCTCGTCCAGGCGCTCATCGCCGCCGCGCTGTCCTTTGCCCACCTGCACGACATCGCCTCGGCGGCCGGACAGGACGGGTGGAAGGCGTGGGCCTATCCGGTCTCGGTCGACCTGCTGCTCGTCGCCGCCTGGCGTCGGCTGCGGTCCGGTGAGGCGAAAGCGTCAGGGTGGTGCTGGTTCGTCATCGCCCTCGCCGCATCCCTCGGCGCGAACGTCGCCACCGCCGGCCTACTCGACCTCAACGACGTACCCGCCTGGCTGCGCATCCTCGTCGCGGGCTGGCCCGCCGTCGCCTTCCTCGGCGGAACCCTCCTCGCCCACTCCACCCCAACGGCGACCGACACCGACACCGAGCACACGGACGACACCGTGGACCAGGAGGACGCGCCCGAACTCGCCCCCGAGGAACCGCCGCCGACACCACCGGCCATCGAGCCACCACCGCCCGAGCGACCCGCCGTACCCGTCCCGGCCGCCCTCGTCGAACACGCCCGCAAAGTCGCCGCCGAACACCACACCCGCACGGGAGCACCGATCGACACCCCGACTCTCCGCGCCCGCCTCGGCGTCCCCGCGCCCATGGCCGAAGCCATCGCCGCCCACCTCTGA
- a CDS encoding FtsK/SpoIIIE domain-containing protein: protein MSDLVTLLEVGGPVAVLGGGAAYTRAKHPRVYWPTVGLLISTARLLGSYGSVMEACGLTVAPSRLRVLAVKATTRREVRPVPPRRGIIRPTTTGLRLRLRLAPGQEPADVAASAERLRHAWGVHAVYVSTVKPGVVELRLVGFDVLRNVRMPRKATAELLKVPVALREDATPFVRDYRTIPHQLTLGATLSGKSMYLRHLVTGLARQPVALVGIDCKRGVELAPFAARLSALATDPDEAAELLPVLVKEMEDRYDLIKARQGIAPSTPDEEITSDIWGLPDGERPVPIVLFVDEVAELFLVATKKDEERRDEMVTQLIRLAQLGRAAGIYLEVCGQRFGAELGKGATMLRAQLTGRVCHRVNDEASAKMALGDIAPEAVFAACAIAPELPGLAVAGDTSGGWSRIRTPYLSLGAAAEICRESAHLVPDLPALKSFRPDVPVRPVESAAPAGQPRPVAD, encoded by the coding sequence ATGTCCGATCTGGTGACTCTTCTGGAGGTGGGTGGTCCTGTCGCCGTGCTCGGCGGCGGGGCTGCCTACACCCGGGCCAAGCACCCTCGCGTGTACTGGCCCACGGTCGGCCTGCTGATATCCACGGCCCGGCTCCTTGGCTCGTACGGCTCTGTCATGGAGGCGTGCGGACTGACCGTGGCGCCGTCCCGGCTGCGGGTCCTCGCCGTCAAGGCCACCACTCGCCGGGAGGTCCGGCCCGTGCCGCCGCGTCGGGGCATCATCCGGCCCACCACGACCGGGCTGCGGCTCCGTCTCCGGCTCGCTCCCGGACAGGAACCGGCGGACGTCGCCGCCTCTGCCGAACGGCTGCGGCACGCCTGGGGCGTTCACGCCGTGTACGTCTCGACGGTCAAGCCGGGCGTGGTCGAACTGCGGCTTGTCGGCTTCGACGTACTGCGGAACGTGCGGATGCCCCGTAAGGCCACCGCCGAACTCCTCAAGGTGCCCGTGGCGCTGCGGGAGGACGCGACCCCGTTCGTCCGCGACTACCGCACCATTCCGCATCAGCTCACCCTCGGCGCCACCCTGTCCGGCAAGTCCATGTACCTGCGGCACCTGGTCACGGGCCTCGCCCGGCAGCCCGTCGCCCTGGTCGGCATCGACTGCAAGCGGGGTGTGGAGCTGGCGCCGTTCGCCGCCCGGCTCTCGGCCCTCGCGACCGATCCCGACGAGGCGGCCGAGCTGCTGCCCGTGCTCGTGAAGGAGATGGAGGACCGCTACGACCTGATCAAGGCCCGGCAGGGCATCGCGCCGAGTACACCCGACGAGGAGATCACCTCCGACATCTGGGGCCTGCCCGACGGCGAACGCCCGGTGCCGATCGTGCTGTTCGTCGACGAGGTGGCCGAACTCTTCCTTGTCGCCACGAAGAAGGACGAGGAACGGCGCGACGAGATGGTCACTCAGCTCATCCGCCTCGCCCAGCTCGGCCGCGCCGCCGGGATCTACCTGGAGGTCTGCGGGCAGCGGTTCGGCGCCGAGCTGGGCAAGGGCGCCACCATGCTCCGGGCCCAGCTCACCGGCCGGGTCTGCCATCGCGTCAACGACGAAGCCTCCGCGAAGATGGCGCTCGGCGACATCGCCCCCGAAGCGGTCTTCGCCGCCTGCGCCATCGCTCCCGAGCTGCCCGGCCTGGCCGTGGCCGGTGACACCTCCGGCGGCTGGTCGCGCATCCGCACGCCGTACCTGTCCCTCGGCGCTGCCGCCGAGATCTGCCGGGAGTCGGCCCACCTGGTGCCCGACCTGCCCGCGCTCAAGTCCTTCCGGCCCGACGTCCCCGTACGGCCCGTCGAGTCAGCGGCCCCGGCTGGGCAGCCGCGCCCGGTGGCCGACTGA
- a CDS encoding SCO3933 family regulatory protein, which translates to MRTIRVETSAATILLTEAPEPKVRDRQTGEIAKDAVSGEALMTLGVVYIEDGESSLVKVTVPEGGVADGLTLGAPVSLPGLVARPWESVFNGQQRHGIAFRAAAVTPAAFPAAMGATA; encoded by the coding sequence TTGCGCACCATTCGTGTTGAGACCTCGGCCGCGACGATCCTGCTGACTGAGGCCCCTGAGCCCAAGGTCCGGGACCGGCAGACGGGCGAGATCGCCAAGGACGCTGTCAGTGGTGAGGCGCTGATGACGCTCGGCGTCGTCTACATCGAGGACGGGGAATCGTCGCTGGTCAAGGTCACCGTGCCCGAGGGCGGTGTGGCCGACGGGCTGACGCTGGGGGCGCCGGTCTCGCTGCCGGGGCTGGTTGCCCGGCCGTGGGAGTCCGTGTTCAACGGGCAGCAGCGCCACGGCATCGCCTTCCGCGCCGCCGCTGTGACTCCGGCCGCCTTCCCCGCTGCCATGGGGGCCACGGCCTGA
- a CDS encoding GntR family transcriptional regulator yields MPSLPSGFLGDLDPTSDRAVFRQIADQLREAIDRGRFKEGEKLPSEAELVDHYGVSRMTVRNSFSVLQGEGLVHAEHGKGVFVRPRPPVRRLASDRFARRHREQGKAAFIVEANAAGSHPQVDSLEVKEEKAGQDVSTRLGSVRRVLARRRRYLLDGRPVEFATSYLPLDIARGTPIAEPNPGPGGIYARLEELGHRLDHFEEEIRARMPSPAEVKTLRLASGVPVIHLIRTAFDAEGRAVEVCDTVMAADAYVLSYQLPAT; encoded by the coding sequence GTGCCCTCTCTTCCTTCCGGCTTCCTCGGTGATCTCGACCCCACGAGCGATCGTGCGGTGTTTCGGCAGATCGCCGACCAGTTGCGCGAGGCCATCGACCGGGGGCGGTTCAAGGAGGGTGAAAAGTTGCCCTCGGAGGCTGAGCTTGTTGACCACTACGGGGTATCCCGGATGACGGTCCGCAACTCCTTCTCCGTCCTCCAGGGCGAAGGGCTCGTGCACGCCGAGCACGGCAAGGGTGTCTTCGTCCGGCCCCGGCCTCCCGTGCGGCGGCTCGCCTCCGACCGGTTCGCCCGGCGCCACCGCGAGCAGGGCAAGGCGGCCTTCATCGTCGAAGCCAACGCCGCAGGCAGTCACCCGCAGGTCGACAGCCTTGAGGTCAAGGAAGAGAAGGCCGGTCAGGACGTCTCCACCCGGCTCGGGTCCGTGCGGCGGGTGCTGGCTCGTCGGCGGCGGTATCTCCTCGACGGACGGCCGGTCGAGTTCGCCACCTCGTATCTGCCGCTCGACATCGCGCGCGGTACGCCCATCGCCGAACCCAACCCCGGGCCCGGCGGTATCTACGCCCGTCTTGAGGAGCTGGGGCACCGCCTCGACCACTTCGAGGAGGAGATCCGGGCCCGGATGCCCTCGCCCGCTGAGGTGAAGACGCTCCGGCTGGCCTCCGGTGTGCCGGTGATCCACCTGATCCGGACCGCCTTCGACGCCGAGGGGCGGGCCGTGGAGGTCTGCGACACCGTCATGGCGGCGGATGCCTACGTGCTGTCGTACCAGCTTCCGGCGACGTGA